AGCGGAACGAGCAACGGGCCACCCTCCCAGCGGTCGTCTGCGACCGTCGCGAGCGAATCGCCCGTCTCGGGATCGACGAGCTCGAACGACTCGACCGCGACGTGTTCCTCGTCGCCGCCGAAACAGCCCGCGAGCCCGAGCATCGTAAGCGAGCCCGACGCCGCGAGCACCGTCCGACGGGTCCGCTTAGTCGTCATCCGCAGTGTCCCGGCGCGGGCGATCGAGGAGACGAGCGGCTCGTGACGGGTTCGAATACATTACAGAAATCATGAACGTCGAGGACGCAAATGCTTTCGGGTACGGCGACGCCGACCGCTGGGGGACCGATCGATCAGTCCGCAACGGGCGCCGGTTCGGCGTCGGCGAGCCGGCGCAGTCGCTCGGGGTCGATCGGGAAGACCGCCGTCGGCGTCCCCGCGGCCGCCCAGACGGTGTCGAACTCGAGCAGCGTCTCGTCGACGACGACGGGAACCCGGGTGTCGTGACAGAACGGCGGGACGCCGCCGATCGACCAGCCCAGCGTCCCTTTGATCCGCTCGGGGTCGGCCATCTCGACGTCCTCGGCAGGAACGCCGAAGACGGCGCCGAGCGCGTCCTCGTCGACTCGGTTCGCGCCGCTGGTGACCGAAACTACGAGGGAGCCGTCGACGTCGAACGCCAGCGAGCTGGCGATCTGTGCGACGTCACAGCCGACGGCGTCGGCGGCGTCGGCCGCGGTCTTGGTACCTTCGGGAAACTCCTCGACGTCGGGATCGAGCCCGTACTCCTCGCGGGCCCGTTCGGCGAACGTCGCTGCGCGTGGATGCATGCGACACGCCACCGCGACCGCAACCAAAAAATCGTCGAGTGGCGTCTACTCGAGCGAGACGTCCACCTCG
This genomic window from Natronococcus occultus SP4 contains:
- a CDS encoding YbaK/EbsC family protein, with the translated sequence MHPRAATFAERAREEYGLDPDVEEFPEGTKTAADAADAVGCDVAQIASSLAFDVDGSLVVSVTSGANRVDEDALGAVFGVPAEDVEMADPERIKGTLGWSIGGVPPFCHDTRVPVVVDETLLEFDTVWAAAGTPTAVFPIDPERLRRLADAEPAPVAD